The sequence TgtacataaaaaacaaacccAACCGTCCTTTTCAGGACGACCAAGTTTTTACCAAAGAAGTAAAGATTTTCCAATACGTATAtcatattattaaaacaagaaaatacgtTGAAATATCGATTGGGAAACAGAAGTAGGTTTTGTATATGCGTTGGTCCTATAGCACTTGGTCAGATATAAGATCTGGAATATTCTAAGAAGTTCGTCGCCAAAAAGACGCATTTCCTTTAATGCTGTATCTGCAAGCGGTACAGCTTCTACAAAACACTAACCTGAACCTCCCatttgaaatttcattttggtttAATGCAATATGTATATGCAGTATCAACTTTCGAGTTCCCGGTCAGTAGGCCAATgaatcaaaaaattatttgaattttttctccttcgaaaatttgaatggtggtcctgAAAAGGACCGATTGCTGAATGAAGTACAAGCTGTACTAGTTTTTTAACCGCCGAAGCCGTATAGGGTGCGGCCTTGCCTCTTCAAGGCGTACACAACATCCATGGCTGTGACAGTCTTCCTCTTGGCGTGTTCGGTGTAGGTGACGGCATCGCGGATAACGTTCTCCAAGAACACCTTCAGGACGCCACGTGTTTCCTCGTAAATGAGTCCCGAGATGCGCTTTACACCGCCGCGACGAGCCAAACGGCGGATTGCTGGCTTAGTGATACCCTGAATGTTATCCCGCAGCACTTTGCGATGACGCTTGGCGCCTCCTTTTCCCAAGCCTTTTCCTCCTTTACCGCGACCAGTCATAACTCACTATTTTCTACTGTTAACACACTGCACGAAACGAAAGTCACTGAAGAACTAATTCCTTATTTTCGACGAACTCTTATTTATACCTAAAACCCCAGAAACACGAGCGAGTCCGAACGATATGTGCGTCCCGCTCTTCGCTCTCCGCTCTCTGTTCGACAAATGAGATGCCCTCTTCTTCCCTCTCTTTTCAATCCTCCTCGTTTTGCTATATAAGTAGGTTGCAAATGCAGCTAACGTTTATTGTGTTTTGAAACGTGAAGTGAACGTGAACAGCAGTGAACTCGAAAATGGCCCGTACCAAGCAAACCGCTCGGAAATCGACTGGTGGCAAGGCGCCACGCAAACAACTGCCTACTAAGGCCGCTCGCAAGAGCGCCCCAGCCACCGGAGGCGTGAAGAAGCCCCATCGGTATCGCCCTGGAACGGTTGCCCTGCGTGAGATCCGTCGATACCAGAAGAGTACCGAGCTCCTGATCCGCAAGCTGCCTTTCCAGCGTCTGGTGCGTGAAATCGCTCAGGACTTCAAGACTGACCTGCGATTCCAGAGCTCGGCGGTGATGGCTCTGCAGGAAGCTAGCGAGGCCTATCTGGTTGGCCTCTTTGAAGATACCAACTTGTGCGCCATTCATGCCAAGCGTGTCACCATCATGCCCAAAGACATCCAGTTGGCCCGTCGCATTCGCGGCGAGCGTGCTTAAGTGGCTGCCAATGCGCTAACATACTTTGTACAAATCGGTCCTTTTCAGGACCACAAATTTCAATCAATGAGATACTAATTTTTATCTGCAGGCTTAAaccttaaaataaagaaattaactTTTCGTCCCGTTCCTTCGTAAGtgaaattattaattgtttgTAACTTTTAGtgatttgataaaattaataaatagtcGGAACTCGTCGTTCGATTAGGATTGGGTGGGGTTTTTAATGTGATGGAGCTGCTATGCGGCAAGGATGGTAAAGACTTTCAAGCATCagacaaaaactaaacaaaaattagcTAGGCTAATGAATCTATTTgcttaataaaacaaaaacagaataaaaaataaattttttacattgtctttttaaTGCTAAGTGCAACCTCCacgatatttatatatatgggtcacaaaataaactgttaataggtatatatattccagAAATTATATATCGTATTTTGTAATATcagatttatttaatagaataGATTCAATTTGACTGTtgtacttttaattttatcacgtttttgaaaaaatttcattactAATGTCGGCATGTTTTTAGAACGAGAGGGTTTTGTGGGACTACCACGATCAACATTAGACATTTAAGCACCaacaaaaaatcgaaaaacttttaaacGCTATCTGAAAATAAATCATATGCGTTAATGAATGCataatgttttataaaaaacaagaaaaatattattaagtatactttttacatttttttcttaaatattaactCGAGTGCGGCCTCAATGGGATTCATATATGAAACacaaattagcaaaatttgtaaaaactgtTTATAAACATGCATCCAAAGCTGGATTGTCTTAAGCAAAGACATGATATATCTAAGAAAACATcatataaatacaatattttaaattatttatatttttaacagtCAGAAATCGATTGCCGAAAGTAGTCTGATAGCCAACTTTGTACATAGCCAAGGGACAACTTGGAACATGAATTAAAATACCTAAACTAAAgataagtaaatttaattgtagtacttatttaagtaaaaggttcaaatttattttttcattagcaagttacaaaatatttctaagaaatcatattttaaaatgggtttttaaaaaaattgctcATGTTACGAATGTCTATGTTGAAGTTGATTCGGCAATAAAAGGTTGCAAAAACCAGATACTAACGTTTTGAAAACATTACCTACTTAATAGATTATTTAAGAatgtaaaacaataaaatgatTATTACATTTTAGGATCTTAAgcactaaaaacaagaaaatatgtcTGCACTTCAAACAAACATTAGCAGAGCAAATGCCTGATGCCAGACGCACAGTTAAAGTGCTCTCCTCCTCGATTCTCATCCGAACGAAGGAGGTTGGCAATAAGCGCGCGGGCCATTTTCTATACGAAAAAGTGTATTTTAGTGAAGAAAAATGTCTGAATCTGCAGTTGCAACGGCCGCTTCCCCAGTGGCTGGCCCGTCAGCGCCAGTTGAGAAGAAGGTGGCCACCAAAAAGGCATCTGGATCCGCTGCCCCAAAGGTGAAAAAGGCTGCTGCCCCGCCATCGCATCCGCCAACTCAACAAATGGTGGACGCATCCATCAAGAATTTGAAGGAACGTGGCGGCTCATCGCTTTTGGCAATCAAGAAATACATCACTGCCACCTATAAATGCGATGCCCAGAAGCTTGCTCCATTCATCAAGAAATACTTGAAATCGGCCGTGGTAAATGGAAAGCTGATCCAAACAAAGGGAAAGGGGGCGTCTGGCTCATTTAAACTGTCGGCCTCCGCCAAGAAGGATCCGAAGCCAAAGCCTGCGTCTGCTGAGAAGAAGGTGAAAAGCAAGAAGGTAGCCGTCAAGAAGACCGGATCCACCGCCAAGAAAGCTGCCGCCGGAGCTGACGACAAGAAGCCCAAGGCTAAGAAGGCTGTTGCCACCAAAAAGACCGCAGAGAAGAAGAAAACCGAGAAGGCGAAGGCCAAGGATGCCAAGAAAACTGGAACCGTAAAGGCGAAGCCAGCAGCAGCGAAGGCCAAGTCGACCGCAGCGAAGGCAAAGGCGGCGAAAGCACCAAAGGCCAAGCCAGCGGCGTCTGTTAAGCCTAAAAAGGCTGTGAAGAAAGCAGCTGCTCCTGCTACTGCTAAAAAGCCGAAAGCCAAAACTACGGCGGCCAAGAAGTAAATTGTGCAAAAGTACAGTACCTGGTACCTGCTCGCAATCGCTATTTTAGATTTCGAAATCTGAAATTAGTTTAAATAAGCCCTTTTCAGGGCTACAACGTTCGTGAACAAGAGAAAGGAACtttcaatttaaaacttaGTACATTTCACTTGTCCAATTATCTTGTTAGGCCGTTAGCATTTTTTTCACATAAGTGTGGCTGCATTGATTTTAGCAGCTGTACCAGAGAATCTTAAAATGCAAGTCACAGAATGTTTCACAAACACAACTCACTGATCATAATGGTGCCCAAGCGCGTTCATCTTTATACTTTTTTTCGAGCAATGTTTTCAGGTCTAAGGCACCCACCCCTAAATGAACGCGCAGGCAGACGCAAAAGTATAAATATGTGGCTACCCGGGGCTCGTCGAGCATTCGTTTTCAGTGTGTAAAGTGAACTAAGTGAAATACTCGTAAAGAAAAATGTCTGGTCGTGGAAAAGGTGGCAAAGTGAAGGGAAAGGCAAAGTCGCGCTCTAACCGTGCCGGTCTTCAGTTCCCAGTGGGCCGTATTCACCGTTTGCTCCGCAAGGGCAACTATGCCGAGCGAGTTGGGGCCGGCGCTCCAGTTTACCTGGCTGCTGTGATGGAATATCTGGCCGCTGAGGTTCTCGAATTGGCTGGCAATGCTGCTCGTGACAACAAGAAGACTAGGATTATTCCTCGTCATCTGCAGCTGGCCATCCGCAACGACGAGGAGTTGAACAAACTGCTCTCCGGCGTCACCATTGCCCAGGGTGGAGTGTTGCCCAACATCCAGGCTGTTCTGTTGCCCAAGAAGACCGAGAAGAAGGCTTAAACGTTTTAAATGCGGAGCCAATTACATACTTgtacataaaaaacaaacccAACCGTCCTTTTCAGGACGACCAAGTTTTTACCAAAGAAGTAAAGATTTTCCAATACGTATAtcatattattaaaacaagaaaatacgtTGAAATATCGATTGGGAAACAGAAGTAGGTTTTGTATATGCGTTGGTCCTATAGCACTTGGTCAGATATAAGATCTGGAATATTCTAAGAAGTTCGTCGCCAAAAAGACGCATTTCCTTTAATGCTGTATCTGCAAGAGGTACAGCTTCTACAAAACACTAACCTGAACCTCCCatttgaaatttcattttggtttAATACAATATGTATATGCAGTATCAACTTTCGAGTTCCCGGTCAGTAGGCCAATgaatcaaaaaattatttgaattttttctccttcgaaaatttgaatggtggtcctgAAAAGGACCGATTGCTGAATGAAGTACAAGCTGTACTAGTTTTTTAACCGCCGAAGCCGTATAGGGTGCGGCCTTGCCTCTTCAAGGCGTACACAACATCCATGGCTGTGACAGTCTTCCTCTTGGCGTGTTCGGTGTAGGTGACGGCATCGCGGATAACGTTCTCCAAGAACACCTTCAGGACGCCACGTGTTTCCTCGTAAATGAGTCCCGAGATGCGCTTTACACCGCCGCGACGAGCCAAACGGCGGATTGCTGGCTTAGTGATACCCTGAATGTTATCCCGCAGCACTTTGCGATGACGCTTGGCGCCTCCTTTTCCCAAGCCTTTTCCTCCTTTACCGCGACCAGTCATAACTCACTATTTTCTACTGTTAACACACTGCACGAAACGAAAGTCACTGAAGAACTAATTCCTTATTTTCGACGAACTCTTATTTATACCTAAAACCCCAGAAACACGAGCGAGTCCGAACGATATGTGCGTCCCGCTCTTCGCTCTCCGCTCTCTGTTCGACAAATGAGATGCCCTCTTCTTCCCTCTCTTTTCAATCCTCCTCGTTTTGCTATATAAGTAGGTTGCAAATGCAGCTAACGTTTATTGTGTTTTGAAACGTGAAGTGAACGTGAACAGCAGTGAACTCGAAAATGGCCCGTACCAAGCAAACCGCTCGGAAATCGACTGGTGGCAAGGCGCCACGCAAACAACTGGCTACTAAGGCCGCTCGCAAGAGCGCCCCAGCCACCGGAGGCGTGAAGAAGCCCCATCGGTATCGCCCTGGAACGGTTGC is a genomic window of Drosophila suzukii chromosome 2L, CBGP_Dsuzu_IsoJpt1.0, whole genome shotgun sequence containing:
- the LOC139352382 gene encoding histone H4; translated protein: MTGRGKGGKGLGKGGAKRHRKVLRDNIQGITKPAIRRLARRGGVKRISGLIYEETRGVLKVFLENVIRDAVTYTEHAKRKTVTAMDVVYALKRQGRTLYGFGG
- the LOC139352383 gene encoding histone H1-like; its protein translation is MSESAVATAASPVAGPSAPVEKKVATKKASGSAAPKVKKAAAPPSHPPTQQMVDASIKNLKERGGSSLLAIKKYITATYKCDAQKLAPFIKKYLKSAVVNGKLIQTKGKGASGSFKLSASAKKDPKPKPASAEKKVKSKKVAVKKTGSTAKKAAAGADDKKPKAKKAVATKKTAEKKKTEKAKAKDAKKTGTVKAKPAAAKAKSTAAKAKAAKAPKAKPAASVKPKKAVKKAAAPATAKKPKAKTTAAKK
- the LOC139352229 gene encoding histone H3-like yields the protein MARTKQTARKSTGGKAPRKQLPTKAARKSAPATGGVKKPHRYRPGTVALREIRRYQKSTELLIRKLPFQRLVREIAQDFKTDLRFQSSAVMALQEASEAYLVGLFEDTNLCAIHAKRVTIMPKDIQLARRIRGERA
- the LOC139352384 gene encoding histone H2A yields the protein MSGRGKGGKVKGKAKSRSNRAGLQFPVGRIHRLLRKGNYAERVGAGAPVYLAAVMEYLAAEVLELAGNAARDNKKTRIIPRHLQLAIRNDEELNKLLSGVTIAQGGVLPNIQAVLLPKKTEKKA